A single region of the Brassica rapa cultivar Chiifu-401-42 chromosome A03, CAAS_Brap_v3.01, whole genome shotgun sequence genome encodes:
- the LOC103859262 gene encoding E3 ubiquitin-protein ligase makorin, translating to MSDRILCKFFVHGSCLKGENCEYSHDSKHHANNVCTFYQKGICSYGTRCRYEHVRTSQKRDGDHHKALTLCYTHPREHPICSFAAAGDCPRGSQCPHMHGDVCSTCGKKCLHPFRPEEREEHTKECEKKQKHIEALKKSQEIECSVCLDRVLSKATPGERKFGLLTECHHPFCIQCIRNWRSSAPVSGMDVNSTLRACPICRKLSYFVVPSVVWYSSPEEKKEIIDVYKAKLRSIDCKHFNFGNGSCPFGGSCFYKHAYTDGNLEEVVVRHLGSQEGETVIADSVAGLSEFLGRVHL from the exons ATGTCCGACAG GATACTCTGCAAGTTCTTTGTCCATGGCTCGTGCTTAAAAGGAGAAAACTGTGAATACTCCCACGACTCCAAGCACCACGCCAATAAC GTCTGCACATTCTACCAGAAAGGAATCTGTTCATACGGAACCAGATGTAGATACGAACATGTCAGAACCTCTCAGAAACGAGACGGGGACCACCACAAAGCCCTTACCCTTTGTTACACCCACCCAAGAGAACACCCGATCTGCTCCTTCGCCGCCGCCGGCGACTGCCCGCGAGGCAGCCAGTGCCCCCACATGCACGGAGACGTCTGCAGCACCTGCGGGAAGAAGTGTCTGCACCCTTTCAGACCCGAGGAGCGAGAGGAGCACACCAAAGAGTGCGAGAAGAAGCAGAAGCACATCGAGGCTTTGAAGAAAAGTCAGGAGATTGAGTGTAGCGTGTGTTTGGATCGTGTCTTGTCGAAAGCTACTCCCGGGGAGAGGAAGTTTGGGCTGTTGACGGAGTGTCATCATCCGTTTTGTATACAGTGTATTCGTAACTGGCGTAGCAGTGCTCCTGTTTCGGGAATGGATGTGAACAGCACGTTGAGGGCTTGTCCTATTTGTCGTAAGCTGTCGTATTTCGTTGTACCGAGTGTTGTCTGGTACTCTAGTCCTGAAGAGAAGAAGGAGATTATTGATGTATACAAGGCAAAACTCAG GTCTATTGACTGCAAGCACTTCAACTTTGGTAATGGGAGCTGCCCATTTGGTGGAAGTTGTTTCTACAAG CATGCATATACTGATGGTAACTTGGAAGAAGTTGTTGTACGGCATCTTGGTTCTCAAGAAGGAGAGACTGTAATAGCAGACAGTGTCGCCGG GCTATCTGAGTTCCTTGGTCGCGtgcatttataa